The following coding sequences lie in one Mesorhizobium sp. NZP2298 genomic window:
- the ggt gene encoding gamma-glutamyltransferase, translating to MRHISQTLIAVSLSFAFAIAPLQVTFAASPAPAKGEHGMVVTAQHLASEVGVEVLKKGGNAVDAAVAVGYALAVVYPNAGNIGGGGFMTIRFADGKSTFLDFRERAPLAATKTMYLDKDGKPVKGASLDGYLAVGVPGSVAGFEMAREKYGTLSRQDLMAPAINYAKDGFILNQGDAASFASSAERLAKDPAAAAAFLKADGKPYGIGERLTQPDLAASLSAISEKGPDAFYKGAIADAIVKASGANGGILAKADFEQYAVRELKPVTCSYRGYEITSSPPPSSGGVIICEILNVLEGYPLSYLGAGSAETVHVMVEAMRHAYVDRNSALGDPDFVDNPVSKLLDKAYAKDIRDKIDPFRAGVSQDLMPKGFGESKETTHYSIIDKDGNAVAVTYTLNGSFGAGVVADGTGILLNNEMDDFTQKPGVPNLYGLIQGEANAIQPKKTPLSSMSPTIVARDGKPFMVIGSPGGSRIITITLEAIVNVIDHGMNIQEAIDAPRIHHQWLPDTVYVEPFGLSPDTEKLLAGMGYHLDLSDQTWGQAAGILVGGKSLAEIEKGGGARYNGAIDSRAASGEALGY from the coding sequence ATGCGCCATATCAGCCAAACCCTGATCGCCGTCAGCCTCTCTTTTGCGTTTGCGATAGCGCCACTTCAGGTGACGTTTGCGGCGTCGCCAGCGCCCGCCAAAGGCGAACACGGCATGGTGGTGACGGCTCAGCATCTGGCGTCGGAAGTCGGCGTCGAGGTGTTGAAGAAGGGCGGCAACGCGGTCGATGCGGCGGTCGCGGTAGGCTATGCGCTGGCCGTCGTTTACCCCAATGCCGGCAATATCGGCGGCGGCGGCTTCATGACCATCCGTTTCGCCGACGGCAAATCGACTTTCCTCGATTTTCGCGAGCGCGCGCCGCTGGCGGCGACCAAGACCATGTATCTCGACAAGGACGGCAAGCCCGTGAAGGGCGCCAGCCTGGACGGCTATCTCGCGGTCGGCGTGCCGGGCTCGGTGGCCGGTTTCGAGATGGCGCGCGAGAAATATGGCACCTTGTCCAGGCAGGACCTGATGGCGCCGGCGATCAACTATGCCAAGGACGGATTCATCCTCAATCAGGGCGATGCCGCCTCGTTCGCCAGCAGCGCTGAAAGGTTGGCGAAGGACCCGGCCGCGGCTGCCGCCTTCCTGAAGGCCGATGGCAAGCCCTACGGCATCGGCGAGCGGCTCACCCAGCCTGATCTTGCCGCTTCGCTCTCGGCGATATCCGAGAAAGGCCCTGACGCCTTCTACAAGGGCGCTATTGCGGACGCGATCGTCAAGGCGAGTGGGGCCAATGGCGGCATCCTGGCCAAGGCCGATTTCGAGCAATATGCGGTGCGCGAATTAAAACCGGTGACCTGTTCCTATCGCGGCTACGAGATCACGTCCTCGCCGCCGCCGAGCTCAGGCGGTGTCATCATTTGCGAAATCCTCAACGTGCTCGAGGGCTATCCGCTGTCCTATCTCGGCGCTGGCTCGGCCGAGACGGTGCATGTCATGGTCGAGGCGATGCGCCATGCCTATGTCGACCGTAACTCGGCACTCGGCGATCCCGATTTCGTCGACAACCCGGTCTCGAAATTGCTTGATAAAGCCTACGCCAAGGACATCCGCGACAAGATCGACCCGTTCCGCGCCGGCGTGTCGCAGGACCTGATGCCAAAGGGTTTTGGCGAGTCGAAGGAGACCACGCATTATTCGATCATCGACAAGGATGGTAACGCGGTTGCAGTGACCTATACGCTGAATGGGTCCTTCGGCGCAGGCGTCGTCGCCGACGGCACCGGCATCCTGCTCAACAACGAGATGGATGATTTCACCCAGAAGCCCGGCGTGCCGAACCTCTATGGCCTGATCCAGGGCGAGGCCAACGCCATCCAGCCGAAGAAGACGCCGCTCTCATCGATGAGCCCGACCATCGTGGCCAGGGACGGCAAGCCGTTCATGGTCATCGGCAGTCCCGGCGGCTCGCGCATCATCACCATCACGCTGGAAGCGATCGTCAACGTCATCGACCACGGCATGAACATCCAGGAGGCGATCGACGCGCCGCGCATCCACCACCAATGGCTGCCTGATACGGTCTATGTCGAGCCGTTCGGACTTTCGCCCGATACCGAAAAGCTGCTGGCCGGCATGGGCTACCACCTAGATCTCAGCGACCAGACCTGGGGCCAGGCGGCCGGCATTCTCGTCGGCGGCAAGAGCCTGGCGGAAATCGAGAAGGGCGGCGGCGCACGCTACAATGGCGCCATCGACAGCCGTGCGGCATCGGGGGAGGCTCTCGGATATTGA
- the rhaI gene encoding L-rhamnose catabolism isomerase yields the protein MSETIISADVVASHNAVRKVDLERDYASLGERLDRRGIAIDAIRDKVEKFAVAIPSWGVGTGGTRFARFPGAGEPRDIFDKIEDCAVISQLTQATPTVSLHIPWDKADPNRLKQAASRFGLGFDAMNSNTFSDAKDQALSYKFGSLSHADAGTRRQAIEHNLECIEIGKTLGSKALTVWIGDGSNFPGQVNFAKAFERYLDAMKEVYAGLPADWKLFTEHKMYEPAFYSTVVQDWGTNYIIAKELGDKAFCLVDLGHHAPNVNIEMIVSRLIQFKKLGGFHFNDSKYGDDDLDAGSIDPYRLFLVFNELVDAELSGADGFDPAHMLDQSHNVTDPIESLMLSAVEVQRAYAQALLVDRKALEGFQDGNDALMATQTLKAAYRTDVEPILAMARLKTGGAIDPVAAYRAAGYRAKVAAERPAVAGGSGGIV from the coding sequence TTGTCCGAAACGATCATTTCCGCCGACGTCGTCGCCAGCCACAACGCCGTCCGCAAGGTCGATCTCGAGCGCGACTACGCCTCGCTCGGCGAGCGCCTCGACCGTCGCGGCATCGCCATCGACGCTATCCGCGACAAGGTCGAGAAATTCGCCGTGGCCATCCCCTCCTGGGGCGTCGGCACAGGCGGCACCCGCTTTGCCCGCTTCCCCGGAGCCGGCGAGCCGCGCGACATCTTCGACAAGATCGAGGATTGTGCCGTCATCAGCCAGTTGACGCAGGCGACACCGACCGTTTCCTTGCACATTCCTTGGGACAAGGCCGACCCGAACCGGCTGAAGCAGGCGGCCTCGCGTTTCGGTCTCGGCTTCGATGCCATGAATTCCAACACCTTCTCCGACGCGAAGGACCAGGCGCTTTCCTACAAATTCGGCTCGCTCTCGCATGCCGATGCCGGTACGCGCCGGCAGGCGATCGAGCACAATCTCGAATGCATCGAGATCGGCAAGACGCTCGGCTCCAAGGCGCTGACGGTGTGGATCGGCGACGGCTCGAACTTTCCGGGCCAGGTCAATTTCGCCAAGGCATTCGAGCGCTATCTCGATGCGATGAAAGAGGTCTATGCCGGGCTGCCCGCCGACTGGAAGCTGTTCACCGAGCACAAGATGTATGAGCCGGCCTTCTATTCCACCGTCGTGCAGGACTGGGGCACCAACTACATCATAGCGAAAGAACTCGGCGACAAGGCGTTCTGCCTCGTCGACCTCGGTCACCATGCGCCCAACGTCAACATCGAGATGATCGTGTCTCGGCTGATCCAGTTCAAGAAACTCGGCGGCTTCCACTTCAACGATTCCAAATATGGCGACGACGATCTCGATGCCGGTTCGATCGATCCCTACCGGCTGTTCCTCGTCTTCAACGAACTGGTCGATGCTGAACTTTCCGGCGCCGACGGCTTTGACCCGGCCCACATGCTCGACCAGAGCCACAACGTCACCGATCCGATCGAAAGCCTGATGCTGTCGGCGGTCGAAGTGCAGCGCGCCTATGCGCAGGCCCTGCTGGTCGACCGCAAGGCACTCGAAGGTTTCCAGGACGGCAATGACGCGCTGATGGCGACGCAGACGCTGAAGGCGGCCTACCGCACCGATGTCGAGCCGATCCTGGCCATGGCGCGTCTGAAAACCGGCGGCGCCATCGATCCCGTCGCCGCCTACCGGGCGGCTGGCTACCGCGCCAAGGTAGCGGCCGAACGCCCTGCCGTCGCCGGCGGCTCGGGCGGGATTGTCTGA
- a CDS encoding bifunctional rhamnulose-1-phosphate aldolase/short-chain dehydrogenase — MLDKRSGSRLANLWDDAKALGMSEPELLVYRSNTLGSDKRVTNYGGGNTSSKIWQKDPLTGADVEVLWVKGSGGDSASIKLDGFATLYMDKLRALKSLYRGVEHEDEMVGYLPHCTFNLNPRAASIDTPLHAYVPKPFVDHMHPDAIIAIAAAKDSKALTTEIFGGAIGWLPWKRPGFELGLWLEKFCLENPAAKGVILESHGLFTWGDTPKECYETTISVINQAIEWFERRSEGLAIFGGEAVKSLGAAERRAIAAKLMPRIRGLISEKSHKLGHFDDSAAVLEFVNSRDLRPLAALGTSCPDHFLRTKIRPLVIEFDPAKPDVDAVIARLADDIAAYRVGYQAYYDSCKHPDSPAIRDPNAVVYLMPGVGMFTFAGDKATARISGEFYVNAINVMRGASTVSSYVGLPAQEAFDIEYWLLEDLKLQRMPKPKSLAGQIALVTGGAGGIGRATANRLLREGACVVLADIDETALASANEELAKAYGKDFVRPVVINVTSEDQVVAGFAETAVEFGGIDILVSNAGLASSAPIEETSLALWNKNMDILSTGYFLVSREAFRLFRVQKIGGNVVFVASKNGLAASPNAAAYCTAKAAEIHLARCLALEGAEAQIRVNVVNPDAVLRGSKIWTGEWKEQRAAAYKMSTDDLEEHYRSRSMLKRSVFPEDIAEAIYFFASDMSAKSTGNIINVDAGNAQSFTR; from the coding sequence ATGCTCGACAAGCGCTCCGGCTCGCGCCTTGCCAATCTGTGGGACGATGCGAAAGCCTTGGGGATGAGCGAGCCTGAGCTTCTGGTCTATCGCTCGAACACGCTCGGCTCCGACAAGCGCGTCACCAACTATGGCGGCGGCAACACATCGTCCAAGATCTGGCAGAAGGATCCGCTCACCGGCGCTGATGTCGAAGTGCTCTGGGTCAAGGGCTCCGGTGGAGACAGCGCTTCGATCAAGCTCGACGGTTTCGCCACGCTCTACATGGACAAATTGCGCGCGCTCAAAAGCCTGTATCGCGGCGTCGAGCACGAGGACGAGATGGTGGGATATCTGCCCCACTGCACCTTCAATCTCAATCCGCGCGCGGCCTCGATCGACACGCCGCTGCATGCCTATGTGCCGAAGCCTTTCGTCGACCACATGCATCCCGACGCCATAATCGCGATCGCCGCTGCCAAGGATTCCAAAGCGCTGACGACAGAGATCTTCGGCGGCGCCATCGGCTGGCTGCCGTGGAAGCGGCCGGGCTTCGAGCTAGGCCTGTGGCTGGAGAAATTCTGCCTGGAGAATCCCGCCGCCAAGGGTGTCATCCTCGAAAGCCATGGCCTGTTCACCTGGGGCGACACGCCCAAGGAATGCTACGAGACGACGATCTCGGTGATCAACCAGGCGATCGAGTGGTTCGAGCGCCGCTCCGAGGGCCTCGCCATTTTCGGCGGCGAGGCGGTCAAGTCGCTTGGTGCAGCCGAACGGCGCGCCATCGCCGCGAAACTGATGCCCAGGATCCGTGGCCTGATCTCGGAAAAGAGCCACAAGCTCGGCCATTTCGACGATTCGGCGGCCGTGCTCGAATTCGTCAACTCCAGGGATTTGCGCCCGCTAGCGGCACTGGGCACCTCGTGCCCCGACCATTTCCTGCGCACCAAGATCCGCCCGCTGGTCATCGAGTTCGATCCGGCCAAACCCGATGTCGATGCGGTGATCGCGCGCCTCGCCGACGACATCGCCGCATACCGCGTCGGCTACCAGGCCTATTACGACAGCTGCAAGCATCCGGATTCACCCGCCATCCGCGATCCCAATGCCGTGGTCTATCTGATGCCCGGTGTCGGCATGTTCACCTTCGCCGGCGACAAGGCGACGGCGCGTATCTCCGGCGAATTCTACGTCAACGCCATCAATGTCATGCGCGGCGCCTCGACCGTCTCGTCCTATGTCGGCCTGCCCGCCCAGGAAGCCTTCGACATCGAATACTGGCTGCTCGAGGATCTGAAGCTGCAGCGCATGCCGAAGCCGAAGTCGCTGGCCGGGCAGATCGCGCTGGTCACCGGCGGCGCCGGCGGCATCGGCCGCGCGACGGCCAATCGCCTGTTGCGCGAAGGCGCCTGCGTGGTGCTGGCCGACATCGACGAAACAGCGCTCGCCAGCGCCAATGAGGAACTGGCGAAGGCGTACGGCAAGGATTTCGTCCGGCCTGTGGTCATCAACGTCACCTCGGAGGATCAGGTCGTAGCCGGTTTCGCCGAAACGGCGGTCGAGTTCGGCGGCATCGACATCCTGGTGTCCAACGCGGGTCTCGCCTCCTCGGCGCCGATCGAGGAGACGTCGCTGGCGCTGTGGAACAAGAACATGGACATATTGTCGACCGGCTATTTCCTGGTTTCGCGGGAAGCGTTCCGGCTGTTCAGGGTGCAGAAGATCGGCGGCAATGTCGTCTTCGTCGCGTCCAAGAACGGCCTTGCCGCCTCGCCCAACGCCGCCGCCTATTGCACCGCCAAGGCCGCCGAGATCCATCTCGCCCGGTGTCTGGCGCTGGAGGGCGCGGAGGCGCAGATCAGGGTCAATGTCGTCAATCCGGACGCGGTGCTGCGCGGCTCCAAGATCTGGACCGGCGAGTGGAAGGAACAGCGTGCCGCCGCCTACAAGATGTCCACGGACGACCTCGAGGAACATTACCGTTCGCGCTCGATGCTCAAGCGCTCGGTCTTCCCGGAAGACATCGCCGAAGCGATCTATTTCTTTGCCTCCGACATGTCGGCCAAGTCGACCGGCAACATCATCAACGTCGACGCCGGCAATGCGCAGAGCTTTACGCGCTAG
- a CDS encoding DeoR/GlpR family DNA-binding transcription regulator, with the protein MHEKERHRIILSAVQEKPVVTVQEMVDLTESSEATIRRDIAALHVQKRLRRVRGGAEAISPPQFIGLAGRPFSVNETINAAQKRAIAREAVELCGDGEPIIINGGTTTFQMVHFLTGRRMPIFTNSFPIAEHLLKHSKNTVMLSGGTIYREQNIILSPFDNDVTRNFYARRMFMGAQGLGPLGLMEGDPLLIQAEQKLIDQADELVVLVDSSKFRKRSSLILCGLSRIATVITDDGIEDREAKMLETAGVTLIVARKSAKEESSLQA; encoded by the coding sequence ATGCACGAAAAAGAGCGCCACAGGATCATTCTGTCCGCCGTCCAGGAGAAGCCTGTGGTGACGGTGCAGGAGATGGTCGACCTGACGGAGTCCTCCGAGGCGACGATCCGGCGCGACATAGCGGCTCTTCACGTACAAAAGCGCCTGCGCCGGGTGCGCGGCGGCGCCGAGGCAATCTCGCCGCCGCAATTCATCGGCTTGGCCGGCCGGCCCTTTTCCGTCAACGAAACCATCAACGCTGCGCAGAAGCGGGCCATCGCCCGAGAAGCCGTGGAATTGTGCGGGGACGGCGAGCCGATCATCATCAATGGCGGCACCACCACCTTCCAGATGGTGCATTTCCTGACCGGCCGCCGCATGCCGATCTTCACCAATTCGTTCCCGATCGCCGAGCATCTGCTCAAGCACTCCAAGAATACGGTGATGCTGTCGGGCGGCACCATATACCGCGAGCAGAACATCATCCTGTCGCCCTTCGACAATGACGTGACGCGCAATTTCTACGCGCGCCGCATGTTCATGGGGGCGCAAGGCTTGGGACCGCTGGGCCTGATGGAAGGCGATCCGCTGCTGATCCAGGCCGAGCAGAAGCTTATCGACCAGGCCGACGAACTGGTCGTGCTGGTCGATTCCTCGAAATTCCGCAAACGCTCCAGCCTGATCCTGTGCGGGTTATCGCGCATCGCCACGGTCATCACCGATGACGGCATCGAGGATCGCGAAGCCAAGATGTTGGAGACCGCCGGCGTGACGCTGATCGTCGCCCGCAAATCGGCAAAGGAAGAATCTTCACTGCAGGCCTGA
- the rhaS gene encoding rhamnose ABC transporter substrate-binding protein has protein sequence MSFLKKLMVTAAFSAAMFVNAAYAENVKIALVVKSLGNGFFDAANKGAEEAAKELGDVDIIYTGPTKATAEAQIEVVNSLIAQKVNAIAISANDADALVPVLKKAMERGITVISWDSGVAKEGRQLHLNPSDTGLIGETIIKLAADYLPEGGDVAILSASSTATNQNAWIDAAKKILPEKFPKIKLVATVYGDDDSAKSTDEAKGLLKSYPNLKAIIAPTTVGVVAAAQVVTDENLIGKVNVTGLALPSEFKKFIDNGASQAVALWNPIDLGYSAVYLAHDLAVKKEEAKPGATLSIGRVGKVTLDDTNSAAMAPPFQFDKTNIEKFSKIY, from the coding sequence ATGAGCTTCTTGAAGAAATTGATGGTTACGGCGGCCTTTTCCGCCGCCATGTTCGTGAACGCGGCCTATGCCGAGAATGTCAAGATCGCGCTGGTGGTGAAGTCGCTCGGCAACGGCTTCTTCGACGCGGCCAACAAGGGCGCCGAAGAGGCGGCCAAGGAACTCGGCGACGTCGACATCATCTACACCGGCCCGACCAAGGCGACCGCGGAAGCGCAGATCGAAGTGGTCAATTCGCTGATCGCCCAGAAGGTCAACGCCATTGCCATTTCCGCCAATGACGCCGACGCGCTGGTGCCGGTGCTGAAGAAGGCCATGGAGCGCGGCATCACCGTCATCTCCTGGGATTCCGGTGTCGCCAAGGAAGGCCGCCAACTGCATCTCAACCCGTCCGACACCGGCCTGATCGGCGAGACCATCATCAAGCTTGCCGCCGACTACCTGCCGGAAGGCGGCGATGTCGCTATCCTGTCGGCGTCCTCGACCGCGACCAACCAGAACGCCTGGATCGACGCGGCCAAGAAAATCCTGCCGGAGAAGTTCCCCAAGATCAAACTCGTCGCCACCGTCTATGGCGATGACGATTCGGCCAAGAGCACCGACGAAGCCAAGGGCCTGCTGAAGTCCTACCCGAACCTCAAGGCGATCATCGCGCCGACCACCGTTGGCGTCGTTGCCGCCGCGCAGGTCGTCACCGACGAGAACCTGATCGGCAAGGTCAATGTCACCGGCCTCGCGCTGCCGTCCGAATTCAAGAAGTTCATCGACAACGGCGCCAGCCAGGCGGTCGCGCTGTGGAACCCGATCGACCTCGGCTATTCCGCCGTCTACCTCGCCCATGACCTGGCGGTGAAGAAGGAAGAGGCAAAGCCCGGCGCCACGCTGTCGATCGGCCGCGTCGGCAAGGTGACGCTCGACGACACCAACTCTGCGGCGATGGCTCCGCCCTTCCAGTTCGACAAGACCAACATCGAGAAGTTCTCCAAGATCTATTGA
- a CDS encoding sugar ABC transporter ATP-binding protein yields the protein MDTTAQHGAAMEKPLATTPRLTLSGISKSFPGVRALHDVSLSLYPGQVTALIGENGAGKSTLVKIMTGIYQPDAGTISIDGQAVTLPSAHAAFGHGVTAIHQETVLFDDLTVAENIFLGHAPRSRFGTIDWRTMRRNAREVLDTMHAGHIDADARLKDLGIANKHLVAVARAMSIDARIVIMDEPTAALSMKEIEELFLLIEFLKGEGKAILFISHKFDEIYRIADRYTVFRDGEMVGEGLIKDAAQSQIVRMMVGRSVDHIFPQRKAEIGAPVLTVSGLSHPTEFNDIGFELHKGEILGFYGLVGAGRSEVMQAISGITRTSGGTITLDSKTITPKSAADSIEAGIVYVPEERGKQGVVIGLPIFQNVSLPSLKRTSKSGLLRLAEEFSLARSYTERLDLRASSLSQDVGTLSGGNQQKIVIAKWLATAPKVIILDEPTKGIDIGSKAAVHGFMAELVAQGLSVIMVSSELPEILGMSDRVVVMREGLVAAVYENKGLDAETLVRTAAGIAA from the coding sequence ATGGACACGACAGCCCAACACGGCGCGGCGATGGAGAAGCCCCTGGCCACCACCCCACGCCTGACGCTGTCCGGCATCTCGAAGAGCTTTCCCGGCGTGCGCGCGCTGCACGATGTCAGCCTCTCGCTCTATCCGGGCCAGGTGACCGCATTGATCGGCGAGAACGGCGCCGGCAAGTCGACGCTGGTCAAGATCATGACAGGCATCTACCAGCCGGACGCCGGCACGATCAGCATCGACGGCCAGGCCGTCACCCTGCCCAGCGCGCATGCCGCCTTCGGCCATGGCGTCACCGCCATCCATCAGGAAACCGTGCTGTTCGACGATTTGACGGTCGCCGAAAACATCTTTCTTGGCCACGCGCCACGCTCGCGCTTCGGCACTATCGACTGGCGCACGATGCGCAGGAATGCCCGCGAAGTGCTCGATACCATGCATGCCGGCCATATCGATGCCGACGCCCGGCTGAAGGATCTCGGCATCGCCAACAAGCACCTCGTCGCGGTGGCGCGCGCCATGTCGATCGACGCGCGGATCGTCATCATGGACGAGCCGACCGCCGCCCTTTCGATGAAGGAGATCGAAGAGCTCTTTTTGCTGATCGAATTCCTCAAGGGCGAAGGCAAGGCGATCCTGTTCATCAGCCACAAGTTCGACGAGATCTATCGGATCGCCGACCGCTACACCGTGTTCCGCGATGGCGAGATGGTCGGCGAAGGGCTGATCAAGGACGCCGCCCAGAGCCAGATCGTGCGCATGATGGTCGGCCGCTCGGTCGATCATATCTTTCCGCAGCGCAAGGCCGAGATCGGCGCGCCGGTGCTCACCGTTTCAGGGCTTTCGCATCCGACCGAATTCAACGACATCGGCTTCGAACTGCACAAGGGTGAGATCCTGGGCTTCTACGGCCTTGTCGGCGCCGGGCGCAGCGAGGTGATGCAGGCGATATCAGGCATCACCCGCACGTCAGGCGGCACGATCACGTTGGACAGCAAGACGATCACGCCGAAATCAGCGGCGGATTCGATCGAAGCCGGCATCGTCTATGTGCCGGAGGAACGCGGCAAGCAAGGCGTGGTGATCGGCCTGCCGATCTTCCAGAACGTCTCGCTGCCCTCACTCAAGCGTACCTCCAAGTCAGGCCTGCTGCGGCTGGCGGAAGAGTTTTCGCTCGCCCGCTCCTACACCGAGCGGCTTGACCTCAGGGCCTCCTCGCTCAGCCAGGATGTCGGCACATTGTCGGGCGGCAACCAGCAGAAGATCGTCATCGCCAAATGGCTGGCGACCGCGCCCAAGGTGATCATCCTGGACGAACCGACCAAGGGCATCGACATCGGCTCCAAAGCCGCCGTGCATGGCTTCATGGCCGAACTCGTGGCGCAGGGCCTGTCGGTGATCATGGTGTCGTCGGAACTGCCGGAGATCCTCGGCATGTCGGACCGCGTCGTCGTGATGCGGGAGGGGCTTGTCGCGGCCGTTTACGAGAACAAGGGGCTCGACGCCGAAACGCTGGTTCGGACAGCAGCGGGAATCGCGGCATGA
- a CDS encoding ABC transporter permease, producing the protein MKAFLKYREIWLAAAIVVLIGLISTRFPAFADPGNLRQVFNDTSILMILALGQMVVILTRSIDLSMASNLCFTGMVVAMLNAAHPAIPIPLLIVVALVVGLVLGAINGLLVWRLNIPSIVVTLGTLTIYRGATFVISGGAWVNADKMSPDFIGFQRAAFLGIPVLSWIAILVIALFFILMTRTALGRSIYAIGVNPTASVYAGIDVGRTKFIVFCISGMIGGLAGYLWISRYVIASVEVANGYELNIIAACVIGGISIAGGIGSVGGAVLGALFLGIISNALPVINISPFWQMAISGSAIILAVVLNARGERQQGRIILKKVEAA; encoded by the coding sequence ATGAAGGCCTTTCTCAAATATCGCGAAATCTGGCTGGCCGCCGCCATCGTCGTGCTGATCGGGCTGATCTCGACCCGCTTCCCCGCCTTTGCCGATCCAGGCAATCTGCGCCAGGTGTTCAACGACACCTCGATCCTGATGATCCTGGCGCTCGGCCAGATGGTTGTCATCCTGACGCGATCGATCGACCTGTCGATGGCGTCCAACCTCTGCTTCACCGGCATGGTGGTGGCGATGCTCAACGCGGCGCACCCGGCAATCCCGATCCCGCTGCTGATCGTCGTTGCGCTGGTCGTCGGCCTGGTGCTCGGGGCCATCAACGGCCTTCTGGTGTGGCGGCTGAACATCCCTTCGATCGTGGTGACATTGGGCACGCTGACCATCTATCGCGGCGCCACTTTCGTCATATCGGGCGGTGCCTGGGTCAATGCCGACAAGATGAGCCCCGACTTCATCGGCTTCCAACGCGCCGCCTTCCTCGGCATCCCGGTGCTGTCCTGGATCGCCATACTGGTCATCGCGCTGTTCTTCATCCTGATGACACGCACGGCGCTGGGCCGCTCGATCTATGCCATCGGCGTCAACCCGACGGCATCGGTCTATGCGGGCATCGATGTCGGCCGGACCAAATTCATCGTCTTCTGCATCTCCGGCATGATCGGCGGCCTGGCCGGCTATCTCTGGATCTCGCGCTACGTGATCGCCTCGGTAGAGGTCGCCAATGGCTATGAGCTCAACATCATCGCCGCCTGCGTCATCGGCGGCATCTCGATCGCCGGCGGCATCGGCTCGGTCGGCGGTGCGGTGCTGGGGGCGCTGTTCCTAGGCATCATCTCCAACGCCCTGCCGGTCATCAATATCTCGCCCTTCTGGCAGATGGCGATTTCAGGCAGCGCCATCATCCTGGCCGTCGTGCTCAACGCACGCGGTGAACGCCAGCAGGGCCGCATCATCCTCAAGAAAGTGGAGGCGGCATGA
- a CDS encoding ABC transporter permease → MTDIPAPRHIPDRLDKPLSSAIFSWEALLVMVAVAIFAINSFASPYFLDPYSLSDLTFNFTEKGLIAFAMALLIISGEIDLSVAAIIALASTMMGMAVQAGAGTPALVAIGIVVGLGCGAFNGLLVTRLGLPSIVVTIGTMSLFRGIAFIILGDQAYKGYPESFAFFGQGYVWWVVSFELVLFLIAAVVYWFLLHRTSFGRRLFAIGNNPVAAQFSGVRVGRIKFILFCLTGLMSGIASVLITSRLGSTRPSIAQGYELEVITMVVLGGVSILGGAGSIVGVVLAALIMGLVTFGLGLLNVPGIVMSIFIGLLLIIVIALPIVWRRLRGGR, encoded by the coding sequence ATGACCGACATCCCTGCCCCGCGCCATATTCCCGACCGGCTCGACAAGCCGCTGTCTTCGGCGATCTTTTCCTGGGAAGCGCTGCTGGTCATGGTGGCTGTCGCCATCTTCGCCATCAACAGCTTCGCCTCGCCCTATTTCCTCGACCCCTATTCGTTGTCCGACCTGACCTTCAACTTCACGGAGAAGGGTCTGATCGCCTTCGCCATGGCGCTGCTGATCATCTCGGGCGAGATCGACCTGTCGGTGGCCGCCATCATCGCGCTCGCCTCGACCATGATGGGCATGGCGGTGCAGGCAGGTGCCGGAACTCCGGCGCTGGTGGCGATCGGCATCGTCGTCGGCCTCGGTTGCGGCGCTTTCAACGGGCTGCTGGTGACAAGGCTCGGCCTGCCCTCCATCGTCGTCACCATCGGCACGATGAGCCTGTTTCGCGGCATCGCCTTCATCATCCTCGGCGACCAGGCCTACAAGGGCTACCCCGAAAGCTTCGCCTTCTTCGGCCAGGGCTATGTCTGGTGGGTGGTATCGTTCGAACTGGTGCTCTTCCTGATCGCGGCCGTCGTCTACTGGTTCCTCCTGCACCGCACCAGCTTCGGCCGCCGTCTCTTCGCCATCGGCAACAATCCGGTCGCGGCGCAATTTTCCGGCGTGCGCGTCGGCCGCATCAAGTTCATCCTGTTCTGCCTGACCGGGCTGATGTCGGGCATCGCCTCGGTGCTGATCACCTCGCGGCTCGGCTCGACAAGGCCGTCGATCGCGCAAGGCTATGAACTGGAAGTCATCACCATGGTGGTGCTTGGCGGCGTCAGCATTCTGGGCGGCGCCGGCAGCATTGTCGGCGTGGTGCTTGCCGCCCTCATCATGGGGCTGGTGACCTTCGGGCTCGGCCTGCTCAACGTTCCCGGTATCGTCATGTCGATCTTCATCGGCCTGCTGCTGATCATCGTCATCGCGCTGCCGATCGTCTGGCGGCGGCTGCGCGGGGGACGCTGA
- the rhaM gene encoding L-rhamnose mutarotase — protein sequence MPQKYAFKMKLKPGMKAEYGKRHDEIWPSLVALLKQAGVRDYSIHLDEETNTLFGVLWRRDDHDMDELPKHPVMQRWWAHMADIMETRPDNEPVVVPLETVFHME from the coding sequence ATGCCGCAGAAATACGCGTTCAAGATGAAGCTCAAGCCGGGAATGAAGGCCGAGTACGGGAAGCGTCACGACGAGATCTGGCCGTCGCTGGTCGCGCTCTTGAAACAGGCAGGCGTCCGCGACTACTCAATCCATCTCGACGAAGAGACCAACACCCTGTTTGGCGTGCTGTGGCGGCGGGACGACCACGACATGGACGAATTGCCGAAGCATCCGGTGATGCAGCGCTGGTGGGCCCACATGGCCGACATCATGGAAACGAGGCCTGACAACGAGCCGGTGGTGGTGCCGCTGGAAACCGTGTTCCATATGGAATGA